In Bradyrhizobium sp. WBOS07, the genomic window CCGACGAACCAGGCGTCGCGATAGGCGTTGGTCGTGCCGGTCTTGCCCGCGGTCGGGATGCCGTCGAGCGCGGCGCGGCGCGCGGTGCCCTCGCTGACGACGTGGCTCATCATGCCGGCCATGTCGGCGGCGACGGAAGCCGGGATTGCCTGCCGCGGCTTCGGCCCGTCGCGGTCCCAGCGCCAGACGAGGTCGCCGGCGCCGGTGCGCACCTCCAGCACCGCATGCGGCGTCACCGCCTTGCCGCGGTTCGGGAACGTGGCGTAGGCCACGGCGTGCTCGAGCACGGTGACTTCGTCCGAGCCGATCGGCAGCGACGGCGTGTCGGGCAGCGGCGCCTTGAGGCCGAAGCGGCGCGCGACCTCGACGATCTTGGCGCGGCCGACCTTGGCGGGGTTCTGGGTCTTGGGCTCGTTCTTCCGGCCGATCTCGATCGACAGCTTCACCGGCACGACGTTGATCGAGCGCGTGATCGCCTGCGTCAGCGTCACCGAGCCGGAATAGGAATGGCCATAATTCTGCGGGCACCAATTGCCGATGCAGACGGGACCGTCGACCACGATCGAGTTCGGCGTGTAACCGTTCAGCAGCGCGGTGGTGTAGACGTAGGGCTTGAACGAGGAGCCGGGCTGGCGATAGGCGTCGGTGGCGCGGTTGAACTGGCTGGCGCCGTAGTCGCGGCCGCCCACCATGGCGCGGATGCCGCCGTCGAGATCGGCGACGACGGTCGCGGCCTGCGTCGCGTGATAGTCGCGGCCGAACTGGCGCAGCTGGTTCTCGACCGCGTCTTCCGCCGCCTTCTGCACGTTGGTGTCGATCGCGGTGCGGACCACGAAGACGCGCTCGGTGTAGGACTTCGGGAAGGTGTCGACCAGCTTGCGCATCTCCTCGAAAGCGTAGTCGAGATAATAGTTCGGCGATGCCTCGTCGCGGCGGTCGACGGCGAAGGCCGGATTGCGGCGGGCGCCGAACACCTGGCCCTCGGTCATGAAGCCGGCGTCGACGAGGTTGTCGAGCACGACGTTGGCGCGGGCGCGGGCGGCGGGCAGGTTGATGTGGGGGGCGTATTTGGTCGGGGCCTTGAACAGGCCGGCGAGCATCGCGGCTTCCGCCAAGGTCACGTCGCGTGCCGACTTGTTGAAGTAGAAATGCGCCGCGCCGTCGACGCCGAAGGTGCCGCCGCCCATATAGGCGCGGTCCAGATACAGCTTGAGGATCTCGTTCTTGGTCAGGCGCCATTCCAGCCAGATGGCGAGGAACGCCTCGTTGACCTTGCGCTCGATGGTACGCTCGTTGCTCAGGAACAGGTTCTTGGCAAGTTGCTGGGTGATCGAGGAGCCGCCCTGGCGGACGCCGCCGGCCTGCGCGTTGGTGACGAGCGCGCGCGCGGTGCCGGCGATGTCGATGCCGAAATGCTCGTAGAAGCGGCGGTCTTCGGTCGCCAGCGTCGCCTTGATCAACACGTCCGGAAAATCTTCCAGCGGGATCGAATCGTTGTGCTTGATGCCGCGGCTGCCGATCGGATTGCCGTAGCGGTCGAGGAAGCTCACCGCGAGATCGGACTTCTTCAGCCAGTCCTCGTCGGCGGTCTCGCGGAAGGCGGGGATGGCGAGGGTGAGCATCACGACCAGGCCGCCGAGGCCCAGCGTCGCCGCCTCCGACAGCGGCTCGATGAACACCCAGCGCTTCCAGCGCCCGACATAGAACCGGTCCATGAAGGTCGAGTAGCGCTCGTAGAGCTCGCGGATGCCCTTGGCCGAGGAGAACAGCGAGGAGTCGATGCGCGCATCGAGATCCAGGAAGAAATTCCGGATCCTCTGCTTCCAATGCGATGGTATGATCTGGCGCACCTGGAACCCTTGAGGCTCGCTTCAAAAGCGTTCAAGCACCCGCCGGGGCGGCGTCGAGACGTCTTGGGGGAATGTTGCGGCAAACCCAAGGCGCCCGGCCAGCATCCGAGGGACTTGCTGTTCCTTCTAGCCGAGCGGGACCCATAAACCAATGGTCACGCTCGCGATTTTGAACAACAGGCCTAATTGACCCCGGTTCATTACGGGCTTCGAAGGCGCCTTGCTTGCACCATCGCGGCCGCACGCCCTAGATGGCGTGGCCGTCACTCTTTCGAACCTTTGTTGAGGCGCATGACCGCAGCTCCCAAACGACCTTCAGGCCAAGAAGGATTCTTCTGGAAAACCAAGACGTTGGAAGAGATGTCGGCGGGCGAATGGGAAAGCCTGTGCGACGGCTGCGGTCGCTGCTGCCTGAACAAGCTCGAGGACGAGGATACCGGGCAGATCTACTTCACCCATGTCGGCTGCAAGCTGCTCGATGGTGCGAGCTGCGCCTGCAAAGACTATCCGAATCGGTCCGACAAGGTTCCGGATTGTGTCCGCCTGACGCCAGCCAATGTCCGCACCCTGAACTGGCTGCCGCCGAGCTGCGGCTACAAGCTCGTCGCCGAGGGGCGCGACCTCTATTGGTGGCATCCGCTGGTATCAGGCGATCCCAACACCGTGCATGAAGCCGGCGTCTCCGTTCGTGGCCGGGTCGAAGGCAGCGAGGAGGAGATCCCGGACCAGGAGCTCGAGGACCACATCGTGCAATGGCCGGCGCTGCTGCCGAGGCGGGCCCGCTTGAAGCGACGTCCAAAGGACTGAGCCGCCTCGCGCCGCAGATCACGTCTTCGGGATGGCCCTGCGATGGGATGCACCCATGCGCGGCGGTGCCTGCCCGGGAAGAACTTTGCTGTCTAGATTGGGCTTCATAGAACGAATCCTTCGCGGCGTTGCGCCGCCACACGACGTCCGAGCGAAATGAACAAGTTCGACCGGCAGGGCAATTCTGCCGACACCCAGACTTTGCCCGACGACATCGCCGAGGAGCTGTCCCGGCTGCCGAGCGAGGTCATCAGCGTCGACGACGCCCCGTCCATCACGCCGCCGGCGCCGCTGTCGCAGGACGAGGTCCGCACCATCGTCATCAGCCTGATGCTGACGATGTTCCTGGCGGCGCTCGATCAGACCATCGTGGCGACCGCGCTGCCGACCATCGGGCGCCAGTTCAACGACGTCTCCAATCTCTCCTGGGTCATCACTGCCTATCTGCTCGCCTCGACCGCGGTCGCGCCGGTGTTCGGCACGCTCAGCGACATCTACGGCCGCCGCGCCATGATCATCATCTCGCTCAGCCTGTTCGTGGCGGGCTCGGTGCTGTGCGCGATCGCGCCGAACATGCCGATGCTGATCCTGGCGCGCGGTCTGCAGGGCCTGGGCGGCGGCGGCATCATGCCCGTCGTTCAGACCGTGATCTCGGACGTCGTGTCCCCGCGCGAGCGCGGCCAGTACCAGGCCTATTTCTCCAGCGTCTGGATGGTCGGCGGCATTTTGGGCCCGGTCATCGGCGGCGTGTTCGCCGAGCACCTGCATTGGTCGATGATTTTCTGGATCAACCTGCCGCTCACGGTTGCGGCGCTCGCGCTGTTGCTGCCGAACATGAAGAAGATCCCGGTGTTCCACCGCAAGCGCAAGGTCGACTGGCTCGGCGGCGTGCTGCTGATGGCCTCGGCCGTCGTCTTCATGCTGGTGCTGACCTGGGGCGGCACGCGCTATGCCTGGCTGTCGCCGACCGTGCTGGCGATGGTGGGCGGCGCCGTCGCGCTCGCGGTCAGCTTCGTGTGGCACGCGCGCCGCGCCGATGAGCCGTTCCTGCCGCTGCCGTTGCTCGGCGGAAGCGTCGTGCCGTTCGGGCTGATGGCCGGCGGTTGCGCGCTCGGCGCCATCACGGGCCTCACGGTTCAGCTCCCGCTCTACTACGAATCCGTCTACCACCTCAGCGCCAGCGAGGCGGGCCTTGCGCTCATTCCGCTCGCGGCCGTCTCGACCGTTGGCGCGGCCGTTGCCGGCCGCACCATGGCGCGGGCCAAGCACTACAAGCGCGTCGCCATCGTCGGCACCTCCTGGGCCGCGCTGTGTGGCCTCGGCCTCACGCTGACGACGCTGCCGCTATGGGGCCTGCTGACGCTGATGGCGGCGTTTGCGCTCGGTCTCGGCACCACCTTTCCGGTTTGCGTGGTCTCGGTGCAGAATTCGGTCGCGCGGGCGCAGGTCGGCACCATCACCGGCGCCTTGAACTTCTTCCGCTCGCTGATGTCGTCCTTCACGGTCGCCGCCTTCGCGGCGATCCTGCTGATCGCGCTCGGCATCGACGTTCCGCTCGCCGGCGAGCATCATGCCGCAGGCAGCGTCGCCATTCCCGCCGACGACATGCGGCACGCCTTCCGCTACGTGTTCGGCGCCGCCACCGCGCTGATGACTGCTGCTGCACTCTGCCTGATTGCGATGGAGGAGCGGCCGCTGGCCGGGCCTTCGGCGAAGCAACCCGTCGAGATGGCGGAATAGGGCTCAGCCCGCAGCATCCGGGAAGCTGCTCTTCCGCGGCAACAGAATCGTGAATTCGGTGAACGCGCCGGGCTTGGTCGCGACCTCGATCGTGCCGCCATGCTGCTTCACCACGATGTCGTGGCTCATCGACAGCCCGAGGCCTGTGCCTTCGCCGGCCGGCTTGGTGGTGAAGAACGGGTCGAACATCTTCTCCTTCACCTCGTCCGGGATGCCGGTGCCGTTGTCGCGAATGCGGATCTCGACCTGATCGCCGCGGTCGCGGGTCGCGGCGGTCACGACCGGCTCGTAACCGGCCGCGTCGCTCTCCGCCTTGCGCCTGGCGACCGCATGGAATCCGTTTCCGATCAGGTTCAGCAGCACCCGCGTGATCTCCTGCGGGAACAATTCGGCCGAGCCGGCCGCCGGATCGAGGTCGCGTTCGAGCGTCACGTCGAATTGCGGCTGCTCGGCCCGCGCGCCGTGATAGGCGAGGTTGAGGCTTTCCTCGACCACCGCGTTGATGTCGCTCAGGCGCTGCTCGCCGCCGCCCTCGCGCGAATGCAGCAGCATGTTCTTGACGATGGAATCGGCGCGCCGTCCGTGCTGCACGATCCGGCCGAGATTGTCCTTCAGAAGTCCCGTGAGCTCGTCGACATCGGCGCGAACGTCGGTTGCGAGGGCGACCGGCGCCAGCACCTCGTTCAGCTCGTCGGTCAATTCGGCCGAGAGCGAGGCAAAATTGTTGACGAAGTTGAGCGGGTTCTTGATCTCGTGCGCGATGCCGGCGGTGAGCTGGCCGAGCGATGCCAGCTTCTCGGTCTGCACCAGCCGGTCCTGCGCGGCGCGCAGATCCTCGAGCGACCTGGCGAGCTCTTCGGTGCGGCGCGCGACTTCGTTGAACAGGCTGACATTCTTGATCGCGATCACGGCCTGATCGGCGAAGGTCTGCAGCAGGCGCACGTGATGCTCGGCGAAGGTACCCGTCGCACGGCGCGTCGCGATGATGATGCCGATCGCCTCGCCCTCGCTCATCAAGGGCGCGAACAGCATGCTGCGATAGCCGCGGGCACGCGCGATGTCGCGCGCGGCCGGCTCGAGCTCGGTGTCGGTCAGTTGCGCCGCCGTGCCATTGGCGATGAGCCCGTAAGGCGGAAACCGCGCGAACGGCACCGGGAACGAGGCCTGGAGGACGCGATCGCCGGCCGGATCGGTCGGGGTGAACGCGGCAAGATGCGCGGCGCCATCGACACAGCGCAGCACCGCCGTCGAGAAGCCGCCGATCAGACGGTTGGCGTTGGCGGCGATGGCGTCGAACACCGGCTGCACGTCGGACGGCGAGGCGGCCATCACCTTCAGGATGTCGGCTGTCGCGGTCTGGCGCTCCAGCGCGGCCTTGGTCTCGTTGAACAGGCGCGCATTCTCGATCGCGATCACGGCCTGGTCGGCGAAGGTCTGGAGTAGTTGCACGAGGTCGGGTGCGAACGCGCCCGGCTCAGCGCGCGTGACGCTGATCATGCCGACCGGCGTGCCCCGGTTCATCAGCGGCATGAACAGCACGCTGCGGAAGCCGCGCAGCCGCGCCAGCTCGCGGTTCAGCTCCGGAACGTCGTCGGCCTCGCTGTCGGGAAACTGGATCGTCTTGCCGTCGCGCACCAGCGCGAAGGTCGGAAACTCCGCGATCTTGCGCGGGAACGAGGCCTTCAGCCCTTCGTCCGCCTCCGGGCTGGTCGGCGTGTAGGCCACCAGGTGCAGCTCGTCGCCGACGAACTGGAGCACGGTGGCGGAGAAGCCGCCCAGCAGGCGCCTGGAGCTCGACGCAATCGCGGCGAAGACCGGACGGGCGTCGGAGGGCGAGGCCGCGATATTGCGCAGGATCTCGGCGCTGGCGCTCTGGCGATCGCGCGCAATCGCCAGCTCGCTGCGCAGCCGCGCGTTCTCGGCGGCGAGCCCAGCGGCGATATCGTTCGGAGAGTTGGCCATTCCTGATCCGGCTTGATGCCGCGACAGGCGCGGCACAAGGCCGGATTATCACATCTTTCGCGGCGGGAGCCAGCGTCGGGGTTCACCTCTCCCCGCTGGGGAGAGGTGGGCGGCGCAAGCAGTTGGACGCCATCGTGGACGCCCGGCTCACGTGCCCGGCCGCGACACCTCGGTCTCCTTCGTTGTGATGAACTCCAGCAGCACCGGCACGCCTTCCTGCGTCTTCTGGATGCCGCGCTTGATCGCGGGGATGATGTCCTCCGGCCTTGTCACCCGCTCGCCATAGCCGCCGAAGGCGCGCGCCATCGCGGCGTAGTCGCCGGAAATGTCGGTCGAGCGATATTTCTCGGTCGAGATCGGCATCACTTTCAGCTCGATCGCCATCGAGAAATTGTTGAGCAGGATCGACATGATCGGGATGCGCTCGCGCACCGCGGACTCGAAATCCATGCCGGTGAAGCCGATGGCCGCATCGCCCCAGACATTGATGCAGAGCTTGTCGGGCTTTGCGAGCTTGGCGCCCATCGCGAGCCCCAGGCCGTAGCCGAGCTGCGTCGTCTTGCCCCAGCCGAGATAGGTGAGGGGCTTCGTCGACTTCCAGAACGGCGAGAGCTGGTCGCGCGGGCTGCCGGCATCGTGCGTGATGATGGTGTTGTCGATATCGACGGTGTGCTGCAAATCCCACAGCACGCGATAGGGGCTGAGCGGGGAGTCGTTGCTGGTGAGCTTCGGCATCCATTTCGCCAGCCATTCCTGATGCGAGGCCGTGATCTCGGCCGCGACCGCCGACGCGTCGCGATCCGTGGTGACTGTCCTGCCGATCTCCTCCAGCAGCGCGTCGAGCACCAGACCGGCATCACCGACCAGGCCGATCTTCGCTTCCACATCCTTGTTGAGGTGGTTAGGATCGAGCGTGGAATGGATGATGGTCTTGCCCTTCGGCATCGCGATGCCGAAATTCGTTTCGGTGAACGAGCAGCCGATGCCGAAGATGACGTCGGCTTCGCCGAGGAATTTCGGCACCGCGCGCGGCACTGCGAGGCCGCCGGAGCCGAGCGAGAGCGGATGCGTTTCCGGGAACGAGGATTTGCCTCCCAAGCTGGTGGTGACGGGAATCGCCAGCCGCTCGGCGAGCCGCTTCAGCTGCGGCCAGGCCTGCGCGTAATGCACGCCCTGGCCGGCATAGATCACCGGCCGCTTGGCATTGACGAGCAGGCTGGCGGCCTCCTTGACGTGCACGGGATCGGCGCCGTAGCGCGTGCGCAGCACCGGCGTGTAGTCGAGCGGCTCCGGCACCTCCTCGTTCCACATGTCCGCGGGGATCTCGACGATGACGGGCCCGCCGCGGCCGTTCTTCAACTTGGTGAAGGCGCGGCGGAAGATGTTGGCGACCTCAGCCGCCAGGATGATCGGCTCGGACGACTTCGCGAACGGCTTCATGGCCTCGCTGGAATTGAAGTTCGGCTCGATATGCGCCAGCCGGCGCTGATAGCCCATCGGCAGCACCAGCACGGGCACGGATTCGCCGAAGCATTGCGCGACGCCGCCCATCGCATTCTCCGCGCCGGGCCCATGCTGCATGCAGAACGCGCCGATCGAGCGCCCCGAGGTGACGCGCGAGATCGCATCGGCCATGTGGATGCCGACGCGTTCCTGCCGCACCATCACGGGGCGGATCTCGGCCTTCGCCGCATGCTCGATCAGATGGTTGACCGGATAGCCGCAGAGGATCTCGATCCCCTCGCGCCGCATGATTTCCGCAATGGCGGTGCCGAGCTTCATGGCGTCTCTCTCCCTGGCAAGGCCGGTTGACCCGGCTGGTTGGGGGAGAGAGGATCAGGAAATGGCGAACTGAACAAGCTCCTGCGGTCGCAGCGATCGGATGTCAGCCATGCGGCCAGCCGACGACTCCACCAACAATCCATTGTGCTGCCCGACGGGCAAAACACCCCAGGGCTGGGTCGAGAGCCGTCAGCAAAAATATTCGTATTTACAGAAATTCGCTTTTGCCGTACAAGCCTGGACATCCCGCCCGCCACAAGGGGCGTTTCGCGATCGTCACGAGACGCGGGCCGGGATGCGGTGGCCGCGACGGCGTCGGCGCGCGATGGGCTTGCAGGGCGGGAAACCGTGAGCAACGACAGGGGCGATACGACACGGCACTGACAGCGTCCTTGTTCGGTCTCGGCAGTGAGCGCACGCCAGCTGTCGGGAACGCGGACGGGGATGTGCGCGGACGGAGAAGTCGTGTGGTCCTGACGCCCGGGGTTCTGGCGTCAAGTCTTGGCGGAGATGTGGCGGCCAACCGGCACGTGCATCGATCATCCGCAAGGCGACGGGGGCAATAGTGCAACGCTCCCCGGGGAGAGCACGAAGGACACCGTGAAAACCATCGCGCAGGGAAGGCCGGATGTTCCGGCATCACCTGTCGTCCACCCCGTGCGCTTTTTTGAAGCACACGCGGGACTTCGGGTGCCAGCCGGCGCCCGGCCTTCCCTGCGCCCTCGCTTTCGATAAGGGCGGAAGCGGACAGCAAAGCTCGGGCGAAACGCGCCGCGAGGATGAGCAGTCATGTCCATCGCCATAAATCGGTCGCGTGCCCCGGACGCAGCGCAGCGTCCCCGGCGATGCGAAGCATCGTCCGGTGCGGTGCGCTGCAGAGCCGGGGCCCATGTCGCAGAGCGCGATCATCGGAAAGATGGGTCCCGGCTCTGCGCCGCAACGTGAAGGACGTTGCAGCGCGTCCGGGACACGAGAGACGCGGTCGCGACCGGCGTCCGCTACGCCTTCTCCTCCAGCGCGCGGCGCAGCCTTCGGATGATGACGCCGCGGGCGCGGTCGTCGGCAGCGGCTCCGATCCTGTCGCTGATGTCGAGCACGAGCTCGGACATCTCGTTGTGCCAGTCGAGACGGGTCACGGCCTCCGGCGCGAGCCGCCGGCGGCGGCCGACGTCGAGCACGCGCGGCTCCGGCGCGGCGAGCTCGTAGATGTCGTCCAGCATCGGCTGGTAGACCTTCGCCGCGGGAATGATGCGCCCGGCGACGCGCTCGGCGAGACCCGCGACCGCACTTTCCTCGCCGTGGACCAGGAACAGCCCGCGGGCGATGGGGCGGCGCGCCGCGATCCAGCTGGCCATGCCGGCGCCGTC contains:
- a CDS encoding GAF domain-containing protein, with product MANSPNDIAAGLAAENARLRSELAIARDRQSASAEILRNIAASPSDARPVFAAIASSSRRLLGGFSATVLQFVGDELHLVAYTPTSPEADEGLKASFPRKIAEFPTFALVRDGKTIQFPDSEADDVPELNRELARLRGFRSVLFMPLMNRGTPVGMISVTRAEPGAFAPDLVQLLQTFADQAVIAIENARLFNETKAALERQTATADILKVMAASPSDVQPVFDAIAANANRLIGGFSTAVLRCVDGAAHLAAFTPTDPAGDRVLQASFPVPFARFPPYGLIANGTAAQLTDTELEPAARDIARARGYRSMLFAPLMSEGEAIGIIIATRRATGTFAEHHVRLLQTFADQAVIAIKNVSLFNEVARRTEELARSLEDLRAAQDRLVQTEKLASLGQLTAGIAHEIKNPLNFVNNFASLSAELTDELNEVLAPVALATDVRADVDELTGLLKDNLGRIVQHGRRADSIVKNMLLHSREGGGEQRLSDINAVVEESLNLAYHGARAEQPQFDVTLERDLDPAAGSAELFPQEITRVLLNLIGNGFHAVARRKAESDAAGYEPVVTAATRDRGDQVEIRIRDNGTGIPDEVKEKMFDPFFTTKPAGEGTGLGLSMSHDIVVKQHGGTIEVATKPGAFTEFTILLPRKSSFPDAAG
- a CDS encoding MDR family MFS transporter; its protein translation is MNKFDRQGNSADTQTLPDDIAEELSRLPSEVISVDDAPSITPPAPLSQDEVRTIVISLMLTMFLAALDQTIVATALPTIGRQFNDVSNLSWVITAYLLASTAVAPVFGTLSDIYGRRAMIIISLSLFVAGSVLCAIAPNMPMLILARGLQGLGGGGIMPVVQTVISDVVSPRERGQYQAYFSSVWMVGGILGPVIGGVFAEHLHWSMIFWINLPLTVAALALLLPNMKKIPVFHRKRKVDWLGGVLLMASAVVFMLVLTWGGTRYAWLSPTVLAMVGGAVALAVSFVWHARRADEPFLPLPLLGGSVVPFGLMAGGCALGAITGLTVQLPLYYESVYHLSASEAGLALIPLAAVSTVGAAVAGRTMARAKHYKRVAIVGTSWAALCGLGLTLTTLPLWGLLTLMAAFALGLGTTFPVCVVSVQNSVARAQVGTITGALNFFRSLMSSFTVAAFAAILLIALGIDVPLAGEHHAAGSVAIPADDMRHAFRYVFGAATALMTAAALCLIAMEERPLAGPSAKQPVEMAE
- a CDS encoding transglycosylase domain-containing protein, with the protein product MRQIIPSHWKQRIRNFFLDLDARIDSSLFSSAKGIRELYERYSTFMDRFYVGRWKRWVFIEPLSEAATLGLGGLVVMLTLAIPAFRETADEDWLKKSDLAVSFLDRYGNPIGSRGIKHNDSIPLEDFPDVLIKATLATEDRRFYEHFGIDIAGTARALVTNAQAGGVRQGGSSITQQLAKNLFLSNERTIERKVNEAFLAIWLEWRLTKNEILKLYLDRAYMGGGTFGVDGAAHFYFNKSARDVTLAEAAMLAGLFKAPTKYAPHINLPAARARANVVLDNLVDAGFMTEGQVFGARRNPAFAVDRRDEASPNYYLDYAFEEMRKLVDTFPKSYTERVFVVRTAIDTNVQKAAEDAVENQLRQFGRDYHATQAATVVADLDGGIRAMVGGRDYGASQFNRATDAYRQPGSSFKPYVYTTALLNGYTPNSIVVDGPVCIGNWCPQNYGHSYSGSVTLTQAITRSINVVPVKLSIEIGRKNEPKTQNPAKVGRAKIVEVARRFGLKAPLPDTPSLPIGSDEVTVLEHAVAYATFPNRGKAVTPHAVLEVRTGAGDLVWRWDRDGPKPRQAIPASVAADMAGMMSHVVSEGTARRAALDGIPTAGKTGTTNAYRDAWFVGYTGNFTCAVWYGNDDYSPTNRMTGGSLPAQTWHDIMLAAHQGVEVREIPGIGMGQKLPPQHVSNAQANAAPKILETKPGPPPVLTKRGADILVRVEKLLDDAARTARKSADADSKPSPATSALAFPQNYAEEKANASAPRKN
- a CDS encoding YcgN family cysteine cluster protein, coding for MTAAPKRPSGQEGFFWKTKTLEEMSAGEWESLCDGCGRCCLNKLEDEDTGQIYFTHVGCKLLDGASCACKDYPNRSDKVPDCVRLTPANVRTLNWLPPSCGYKLVAEGRDLYWWHPLVSGDPNTVHEAGVSVRGRVEGSEEEIPDQELEDHIVQWPALLPRRARLKRRPKD